The Janthinobacterium lividum genome has a window encoding:
- the queF gene encoding NADPH-dependent 7-cyano-7-deazaguanine reductase QueF (Catalyzes the NADPH-dependent reduction of 7-cyano-7-deazaguanine (preQ0) to 7-aminomethyl-7-deazaguanine (preQ1) in queuosine biosynthesis): MTTTNDLAEQSPLGKSSAYRTDYAPELLFPIPRQGKRDELELHGTLPFFGLDLWNAYELSWLNQRGKPQVAIAKVSAPADSPNIIESKSFKLYLNSFNQTKLDSPDALLALLKQDLSNGFGAPVQVELTLQEDFGKLKMGEFDGVLLDRLDLEITQYTPSPLLLKAALDEAPVEEKLVSHLLKSNCLVTGQPDWGSVQITYAGPQIDQESLLRYLIGFREHNEFHEQCVERIFVDILRQCKPQKLSVYARYTRRGGLDINPWRSNFSTGAMPGNLRNARQ, translated from the coding sequence ATGACCACCACCAACGATCTCGCCGAACAATCTCCCCTGGGCAAAAGCTCCGCCTACCGCACCGATTACGCGCCGGAATTGCTGTTTCCGATTCCGCGCCAGGGCAAGCGCGACGAGCTGGAATTGCACGGCACCTTGCCGTTCTTCGGCCTCGATCTCTGGAATGCGTATGAACTGTCGTGGCTGAACCAGCGCGGCAAGCCGCAGGTGGCCATCGCCAAGGTCAGCGCGCCGGCCGATTCACCCAACATCATCGAATCGAAATCGTTCAAGCTGTACCTGAACTCGTTCAACCAGACCAAACTGGACAGCCCGGATGCGCTGCTGGCCTTGCTCAAGCAGGATTTGTCGAACGGTTTCGGCGCGCCCGTGCAAGTGGAACTGACCTTGCAGGAAGATTTCGGCAAGCTGAAAATGGGCGAATTCGACGGCGTGCTGCTCGACCGCCTGGACCTGGAAATCACGCAATACACGCCCTCGCCGCTGCTCTTGAAGGCAGCGCTGGATGAAGCACCGGTGGAAGAAAAACTCGTTTCGCACTTGCTCAAGTCGAATTGCCTGGTGACTGGCCAGCCCGACTGGGGCAGCGTGCAGATCACGTATGCGGGACCGCAGATCGACCAGGAAAGCCTGTTGCGCTACCTGATCGGTTTCCGCGAGCACAATGAATTCCATGAGCAATGCGTGGAGCGCATCTTTGTCGATATCTTGCGCCAGTGCAAGCCACAAAAACTGTCCGTGTATGCACGCTATACGCGCCGTGGCGGCCTCGATATCAATCCGTGGCGCAGCAACTTCAGCACCGGGGCGATGCCGGGCAATCTGCGCAATGCGCGCCAGTAA
- a CDS encoding PTS sugar transporter subunit IIA has translation MTNLSKILSLENVLLDLEVSSKKRAFEQAGLIFENNYGIARSTVSDNLFARERLGSTGLGHGVAVPHGRVKGSKTLKAPLGAFVRLAEPIPFESPDGKPVNLLFFLLIPDHVTQQHLEILSEIAEMFSDDAFRTALATDPEPKSVHSRIVNWQPSLQAAG, from the coding sequence ATGACTAATCTTAGCAAAATACTATCCCTCGAAAACGTCCTGCTGGACCTGGAAGTCTCCAGTAAAAAGCGCGCCTTCGAGCAAGCCGGCCTGATCTTCGAAAACAATTACGGCATCGCCCGCTCCACCGTCTCGGACAATCTGTTTGCCCGCGAACGCCTGGGCTCGACTGGTCTGGGCCATGGCGTGGCCGTGCCGCATGGCAGAGTCAAGGGCAGCAAAACCCTGAAAGCGCCACTGGGCGCCTTCGTGCGCCTGGCCGAACCGATTCCGTTCGAGTCGCCTGATGGCAAGCCCGTCAATCTGCTGTTTTTCCTGCTGATTCCCGATCATGTCACGCAGCAACATCTGGAAATCCTGTCGGAAATCGCCGAAATGTTTTCCGACGATGCCTTCCGCACGGCGCTGGCCACGGATCCGGAACCGAAATCCGTGCATTCGCGCATCGTCAATTGGCAACCCAGTCTGCAAGCGGCGGGTTAA